A single genomic interval of Homo sapiens chromosome 7, GRCh38.p14 Primary Assembly harbors:
- the LOC105375434 gene encoding uncharacterized protein LOC105375434 isoform X1 → MDHHRLADDQPIFDQLPDLLTGVGIGRARGRETHSQPAPLRRRIPNHPRLSSVDCSAQRPWRRQQRGHRAQQAGENRLPRGPTETTELRTLGIPGRGRAARAAGCERGGADSPRAWGGRERAPPQFRGFRPQSPRAKRRRVAGGATAAGARVLPNPSPPRWLRRGRQQLQAALQLSPPRHRWGESSPGHSLIMTFESDSRASGGLLQAASPALTKMAAPVGRGAEAILVKEAPGSTRPAPARLATQTLCRDPPKIKLVPPAVLSQRLTFRSHERIPGHQPQLLKLNGILQTH, encoded by the coding sequence GGAGGGCTCGGGGACGGGAAACCCACTCTCAGCCCGCTCCACTTCGCCGAAGAATTCCAAACCACCCCAGGCTCAGCAGTGTGGATTGCTCCGCCCAGAGACCGTGGAGGAGGCAGCAGAGAGGTCACAGAGCACAGCAGGCGGGAGAAAACCGCCTCCCGCGAGGTCCAACAGAAACCACGGAGCTCCGGACACTCGGGATCCCGGGCCGCGGGCGCGCGGCCAGAGCGGCGGGGTGCGAGCGCGGGGGTGCGGACTCACCTCGCGCTTGGGGTGGCCGGGAGCGCGCGCCGCCTCAGTTCCGCGGCTTCCGGCCACAGAGTCCCCGCGCAAAGCGCCGCCGCGTAGCGGGAGGGGCGACCGCGGCAGGCGCTCGGGTTCTTCCTAACCCGAGCCCGCCGCGCTGGCTCCGCCGAGGACGCCAGCAGCTGCAGGCAGCGCTTCAGCTCTCGCCGCCTCGCCATCGTTGGGGCGAGTCGTCGCCGGGTCACTCCCTTATTATGACCTTCGAATCTGACAGCAGGGCCAGCGGTGGCCTCCTTCAGGCTGCCTCTCCAGCCCTTACCAAGATGGCCGCCCCTGTGGGCCGGGGCGCCGAAGCCATCTTGGTAAAGGAAGCGCCTGGGAGCACGCGGCCTGCCCCGGCCCGCCTCGCGACTCAAACACTCTGCAGGGACCCTCCTAAGATCAAATTGGTTCCCCCCGCTGTCCTAAGCCAGAGGCTTACTTTCAGATCGCATGAACGCATTCCTGGACACCAGCCACAGTTGCTAAAACTAAATGGGATCCTGCAGACCCATTGA